Within the Musa acuminata AAA Group cultivar baxijiao chromosome BXJ2-9, Cavendish_Baxijiao_AAA, whole genome shotgun sequence genome, the region AAGAACAACAAATCATGGTTCATGATTTTTATTACATGATATAAAACTAAATAATTAATCATTTAACCAAGGTTTGAAATTATGTACCGTATCGATGTATCAAGCTTTGTTCAGTATGGTACGGTATGTCGTATttagcagtatatatatatatatatatatatatatataaaattaatatataaaaataatataaaaaaataattaaaaaaaaggcgtacggagcctcgacgacatcgcctcctcctcttctcctcgttgTCTCATCTATGGCATTTGACAAAGGCGACGAAGATGTCAAAGGCCGCAGACGTCTCCGGCCTTCAGCAAAGAACGCGGCGAAGGCCGCAGAGTCGCAGACTAGGCGCTGAAGGAGACTGCCTCTTCCGCTGCTCTAGTCGTTGCCTTCCCTAATCCCCACGCCTTCATATCCTCCTCTTTACGACTCTCTTCgccgttacctcctggatcgggatcgtcgagggagggcggcgCCAGATCAAGATCGAGAAAGGGCATGAAAACAAGTTTGTACCGAGGTTCtctcgattctccctcttcttctccctcttctttgaatgccctctctttcttcttccttcttcgacaCTTCTCCCTCATCCTCGCTGCAGCCAGGCTGCAATTAAGCTGCTATATCGAGCGGATCACCCGATAGCGGGCGGTACGtgaaccgatacgtaccgcccaatACGGGCAGTATGAATCGAAATCGCAAACCTTTAACTATAGTGAACCTCATAATATAAGCTATATAAACATTCATTATATCACatgtcaaataaaataaaattatttaaaaaaaaaataagattcatCGTATTCAAACAACATACTAAATGTATGATGTTAAATGTATGCTTTGTAAAAATTCAATACCATAACAACATCAAGTTTCTAGACACTAAGTCATAACTTGATATATTTGTACATggaaaattaataattaattatattggaTGTCATAAcatataaattaataattaaccATATTGGATAGCTTAACACAAAATTAATATTGGATGTCATCCTCTCCTCTAGTCATGATCTTTATCATGATCAAAAAGGAGAGGCTAGTGGTTGTGAATTCAAGGAGGGGGGGCTAACCCTACCGGCCAACCCTAGGTTCCTCTCATTATATTAAATTACAAAATTACCCTAATTAAAATTAGTGCTTTACAAAATTACACTAATTACCCTAACAAAAGTGGCCCTATGATGACTAGCAAGCAACTTCTATGCATAAAACAACCCTCTAGTCTCGTCTTTCTCATGGTAACACTCTCCCTCTTTTCCACATATTATTGCTCTCCATTTTTCTCCTTCTCTCCGCCACTGTCATCCTCCACTGAGCCTTCTTGATGGCCCCCCTCTCTCACCCTCCTCCTCGATAGCTCCCCTCATGCTATTGTCACCTTCTCCTTCATCGTCATCGCTTGCCAAGCCTCCCTAAACCCCGACAGTACCCCTCCCTCCCCCTTGATAGCTCCTCCTCTTCGATTATCCTTACCTCTTCCACCTTCGTTGTCACACCTCCTCGATAGCTATACCTCTATTCTCCTTCTCTTTGCCACTTCCCCCCTCACCTTCCCTCTTATTgtcacccccccccccgccccctaccccttttttttttctcctctatgATAGCTCCCTCTCTCCTTaatcatacataattttttaaaatttaatattattgagCTCCTCGCTTCACTTGAGCAAGCGCCTAGCACCTTGGGCTTTTTGGTACTTTGGTGACTTTCAGTGCTTATCACCTTTGACTACACTGCACCATATATGTATCAATATCGAACCATAATTTTAAATGATGGAATTCAATAGACCGGTAATAACTGGCCGATAGGTTCTGGTCAGATTGGTATTTAAAtccttgatgaatgtaaaacaatttaTTAATGGAAAAATTGTAATTATAAAGTTTTACATTCCATATTAGGACAAATTAATGATAAGTCTGATGTCCTATTATGCAGAAACACCTTATTGGGGACCTGTAGATGACATCTTAATCAATTCAGgtgttcttttatttttctatattattttaaTGGCAGTAATTTTCTTCTGAACTAACAGAAATTGGCAAGAGCATGAAtgcttttttaaaataaatatatcataAGCATGAGAAATATAAGGATCATAACTCAACTGTTTAGCTCGCCTTGCTTCCATCTCAGATTGACTGTGCTTAGCCTGAGGGCCTTCCTTGGTATCAGAAGAGCCTACCTGATCTTGACTACATTCCTCTTTGACTTGGCCTTCCATGAGAGTAGATGATAAAGCATCAGACTTCTTTGTAGCAGAAGATGAACCTGGAAGTACAAGCTTGTCCTTTGCTGATGGAAGACTGTTGCTTGGATAGGTAGCCATTTTCTTGCTAAACTCTAAGCCTCTACTTCGAGTTCCTCCTGTTGAATTTGCATCATTATAATAAGATGCAAGCTGCATGTCTTTGAGGTAATCAAATTCCTGAGGTCCCCATGAAGGCACTGCTGCTGAAGTACGATACTTGTGGTCATCCTGGGCTAAACTGTCTCCATTCCATGAAATACTAGATGTGTCCAGGTATGCAAAAGAGTCACTAGATGACCGCCGATGAGATCCTTTCCGCACAGGCGTCTCAGACTCATTAAGAAGGTCATCAAGCCAAGAGGGCTGCTCCTCAAGAAGAAAACTCTCAGATGCAGTACGGTGGTGCGTTCTTAACCCCTCCCTAGATATTGAATTTTCTTTAGTACCTACAAAACCTGCAGATGTTGATGTAGTAAAAATGGGACATTTTGGAGGAAGGAAGGAATGCCATCCACCAGACTGCAAGTTTCCAAAGTTGGGTGGACCTTGTGGGTTCGACATCGTGCAATCCAAGTCTGTTACCATTACAACTGTGTCATACATGTTCAAAGatttagaagaagaagaatttgGTGAACAGGAAACAAACTCAAGGAAATGTTGACTAACTATAAACTGCTGGAATCGATCAATTCATCCGGATACACCGTAACAAAATCGACAAAACTAGAACGAACAAGATCAAATCTTTATCACCACGAGAGGATATAAAATTAGACATACCAGGTCTGCGTTTTAAAATTCACAGATCTTAACCTAAACTGCATCGAAATCAAGGACATTTAGATTGACAAAGACCATCATTCACGCATAGTTTGAAACGCATTAAAAGCTAGAATTTTGAGACAATATATATGCCCAAAACTGAGAATCCATTTAGAGATTGACAAATATCCGGCGATTCGAAAACAGGGAAAATAGCACGATAGTTCAAgaattgcaagaagaagaaaaagaaaaaccaagAAATATAAGAAATTGGAGGATGCACGTACCAAATGCGAATTAAGTCCCTCACGTTTTAATCTAATCTTTGGCTTGGGAGAAGAAGGAAGGAGGGGATTGGATCGGAGTAGGGGAAGAGGCAATCGGTGCCAAAATCCACAACAAGGAAAATAACAAGAGAGGATGGAAATCAAAACAAAACAAGGAAGGAAATGAAGCTACTTTGGACGAATTGGTCGCCGGTCGCCGTGTTTTCCTTGACGCGGATTGCGATAAACATCCTAATTAATAAACAATACCAGCTCAGCTCGCCTTATTCTTTTCCTCCCTCGATCTGAATTGGATCTCTCTGTGTACCGGAGTTTTAGAAGACTATATATAACGGCATAACGCTTGTCGCTCAGAACCGTTACGGCAAGTCGTGGAGATGACGGGCCGGCGGGGATTCCAACCAACC harbors:
- the LOC103996562 gene encoding uncharacterized protein At4g06598 isoform X2, whose protein sequence is MFIAIRVKENTATGDQFVQNLDCTMSNPQGPPNFGNLQSGGWHSFLPPKCPIFTTSTSAGFVGTKENSISREGLRTHHRTASESFLLEEQPSWLDDLLNESETPVRKGSHRRSSSDSFAYLDTSSISWNGDSLAQDDHKYRTSAAVPSWGPQEFDYLKDMQLASYYNDANSTGGTRSRGLEFSKKMATYPSNSLPSAKDKLVLPGSSSATKKSDALSSTLMEGQVKEECSQDQVGSSDTKEGPQAKHSQSEMEARRAKQQFAQRSRVRKLQYIAELERNVQALQAKGLELSAQLQFLDQQNLILNLENKALKQQLDCLVHEHLVKCLQHETLGQEAARLRTLYHRQQQQQQQQPPPTHRRSKSRDLDSQFANLSLKGNESSSGPGQLHI
- the LOC103996562 gene encoding uncharacterized protein At4g06598 isoform X3, with protein sequence MVTDLDCTMSNPQGPPNFGNLQSGGWHSFLPPKCPIFTTSTSAGFVGTKENSISREGLRTHHRTASESFLLEEQPSWLDDLLNESETPVRKGSHRRSSSDSFAYLDTSSISWNGDSLAQDDHKYRTSAAVPSWGPQEFDYLKDMQLASYYNDANSTGGTRSRGLEFSKKMATYPSNSLPSAKDKLVLPGSSSATKKSDALSSTLMEGQVKEECSQDQVGSSDTKEGPQAKHSQSEMEARRAKQQFAQRSRVRKLQYIAELERNVQALQAKGLELSAQLQFLDQQNLILNLENKALKQQLDCLVHEHLVKCLQHETLGQEAARLRTLYHRQQQQQQQQPPPTHRRSKSRDLDSQFANLSLKGNESSSGPGQLHI
- the LOC103996562 gene encoding uncharacterized protein At4g06598 isoform X4, which gives rise to MSNPQGPPNFGNLQSGGWHSFLPPKCPIFTTSTSAGFVGTKENSISREGLRTHHRTASESFLLEEQPSWLDDLLNESETPVRKGSHRRSSSDSFAYLDTSSISWNGDSLAQDDHKYRTSAAVPSWGPQEFDYLKDMQLASYYNDANSTGGTRSRGLEFSKKMATYPSNSLPSAKDKLVLPGSSSATKKSDALSSTLMEGQVKEECSQDQVGSSDTKEGPQAKHSQSEMEARRAKQQFAQRSRVRKLQYIAELERNVQALQAKGLELSAQLQFLDQQNLILNLENKALKQQLDCLVHEHLVKCLQHETLGQEAARLRTLYHRQQQQQQQQPPPTHRRSKSRDLDSQFANLSLKGNESSSGPGQLHI
- the LOC103996562 gene encoding uncharacterized protein At4g06598 isoform X1, with the translated sequence MFIAIRVKENTATGDQFVQIVMVTDLDCTMSNPQGPPNFGNLQSGGWHSFLPPKCPIFTTSTSAGFVGTKENSISREGLRTHHRTASESFLLEEQPSWLDDLLNESETPVRKGSHRRSSSDSFAYLDTSSISWNGDSLAQDDHKYRTSAAVPSWGPQEFDYLKDMQLASYYNDANSTGGTRSRGLEFSKKMATYPSNSLPSAKDKLVLPGSSSATKKSDALSSTLMEGQVKEECSQDQVGSSDTKEGPQAKHSQSEMEARRAKQQFAQRSRVRKLQYIAELERNVQALQAKGLELSAQLQFLDQQNLILNLENKALKQQLDCLVHEHLVKCLQHETLGQEAARLRTLYHRQQQQQQQQPPPTHRRSKSRDLDSQFANLSLKGNESSSGPGQLHI
- the LOC103996562 gene encoding uncharacterized protein At4g06598 isoform X5 — protein: MFIAIRVKENTATGDQFVQSFVGTKENSISREGLRTHHRTASESFLLEEQPSWLDDLLNESETPVRKGSHRRSSSDSFAYLDTSSISWNGDSLAQDDHKYRTSAAVPSWGPQEFDYLKDMQLASYYNDANSTGGTRSRGLEFSKKMATYPSNSLPSAKDKLVLPGSSSATKKSDALSSTLMEGQVKEECSQDQVGSSDTKEGPQAKHSQSEMEARRAKQQFAQRSRVRKLQYIAELERNVQALQAKGLELSAQLQFLDQQNLILNLENKALKQQLDCLVHEHLVKCLQHETLGQEAARLRTLYHRQQQQQQQQPPPTHRRSKSRDLDSQFANLSLKGNESSSGPGQLHI